The Hymenobacter swuensis DY53 genome includes the window TAATGAGGTTGTTTTCCAGCAGAAACGCGTCCGACTCCGAGTCGACAATGGTAAACTCAATGCGGCGGATGTTCTTGACCAGTTGCTGGGTCTTCTTGTTGTGGTCCTGCTTGGTGAAGTAACTGCTGACCCGTTTCCGCAGGTCGATGGCCTTGCCAACGTAAATGATGCTATCCTCGTCGCCGAAGTATTTGTACACGCCCGGGCGGTGGGGCAGCTGGCGGATCTGGTCCTGTAGTTCGGGGCGGGCAGCCATATCACAGAGTAGTGCTGAGTGTTCAGCTGGTTATGCGGGTTTCGGGCTGTAGTGCGAGAAGCAGGAAAGCCTCTGCGGAGGTACGCAGCCAGGGAGCCCAGAGGTTCGCAGAAGAGAAAAGAGGTACTGGTTTTACAACAAAAAATGTGGCCGGGACGTCCCGGCCACATTCCGTAAAATTCAGTGGGATCAGCAAAAAAGCAGGGAAAATCCGGGGGCTTAAATGTCTTCCTCGTTCAGGTCTTCCAGTTCTACTTGGTTTAACTTTTGGTCCGAAGGAATGGTGTCGCGCTGGCCGGATCCGTTGTAGTAGCGCGAGCAGTCAATTTCGATGCTTAGGGCTTGGGCCGGTTTGGGGAAAGGGCCGGTGTTGATATCGACACTCTTATCGGCGTACACTTTCTTCATAAAGATGCCATAGAGTGGCAGGGCCATGCGGGAGCCCTGCCCGTACGCGCCGGTTTTGAAGTGGATGCTCCGGTCTTCGCCTCCCACCCACATACCGCATACTAGGTCGGGAGTAAGGCCCATAAACCAGCCGTCGGAATAATTGGAAGTAGTGCCGGTTTTGGCACCCATTTCATAAGGGAACTTGAATCCGCCCTTCAGGATGATGCTGGTTCCACCTTTTTCCTCGGTGGCTCCGCGCAACATGTAGGTCATGAGGTAAGCGGTTTCCTCGCTCAGGGCTTCGCGCGTCTGGGGCACGAACTCGCGCAGCACGTTGCCGTTCTTGTCCTCAATGCGCGTTACCATCATAGGTGCCGTCCAGATGCCTTTGTTGACAAACGTGCTGTAGGCACCTGCCAACTCGTAAATGCTTACATCAGAAGAGCCAAAGCCCACGGCCGGCACGGCTTCAATAGGGGAGGTGATACCCAAACGCTTGGCATAGCTTACTACCGTTTCGGGCCCCAGTTTCTGCACCAGCCAAGCCGTGATGGAGTTCATAGAGCGGGCCAAGGCCTGCCGCAGCGTGAAGGTGCGGCCGGAGTAGCTGCCCTCGAAATTACGGGGCGTGTAGGCCGGCCGGCCCCGCTCAGCGGGAAAGGTAGTGGCCACATCGGGGCGCTGATAGCAAGGGGAATAGCCCTGATCAATGGCTGCCACGTACACGAATGGCTTGAACGTGGAGCCGGGCTGACGCTTGCCCTGCTTTACATGGTCGTATTTGATGTACTTGAAGTTGATACCGCCCACCCAGGCCTTTACCTGCCCGTTGAGCGGGTTCATGGCCATGAAGCCCGAGTGTAGCAGCCGCTTGTAGTAAGCCAGAGAGTCCATCGGCGACATCAGCACTTCCTTCTCGCCCCCGTTCCATGTGAACACCTTCATTTTGTACTTCCTGTTGAGATAGTACTTGATGGAGTCTTTGTTGCCCTCGAAGCGGGTGGTGAGGGAGCGGTACCGCTCGGTGCGCTTGATGGAAGTGCTCAGAAAGTTCGGGATGATGCGGCCGTTCTCGTCGCGCCAAGGCTGTTGGCCCTTCCACTG containing:
- a CDS encoding transglycosylase domain-containing protein, which gives rise to MARSATKNSIRKTTPTGRYTGWARTFWLLFGAGAAGLVLYVLAVSVNFLNLFGRMPNLKTLENPRSELASEIYSTDNVLMGKYFRENRTPAEYEDLPQHLVDALIATEDARFEEHSGIDPKATGRVAAGLLTGGSGGGGSTLTQQLAKVLFRTREDLNDGTLNDVPGVRMLVTKTKEWILATRLERSYTKREILRMYLNTNDYGSNAFGINTAAKTFFSKKPRELTRPEAATLVGVLNAPTRFSPKFNPERSRVRRNWVLRQMNKYGYITPQQLQADTLKPIVLRYSVENQNEGIAPYFRVEVSKMLKQWAKETDHDLYADGLKIYTTIDSRMQKYAEAAVAEHMKLQQKWFDQQWKGQQPWRDENGRIIPNFLSTSIKRTERYRSLTTRFEGNKDSIKYYLNRKYKMKVFTWNGGEKEVLMSPMDSLAYYKRLLHSGFMAMNPLNGQVKAWVGGINFKYIKYDHVKQGKRQPGSTFKPFVYVAAIDQGYSPCYQRPDVATTFPAERGRPAYTPRNFEGSYSGRTFTLRQALARSMNSITAWLVQKLGPETVVSYAKRLGITSPIEAVPAVGFGSSDVSIYELAGAYSTFVNKGIWTAPMMVTRIEDKNGNVLREFVPQTREALSEETAYLMTYMLRGATEEKGGTSIILKGGFKFPYEMGAKTGTTSNYSDGWFMGLTPDLVCGMWVGGEDRSIHFKTGAYGQGSRMALPLYGIFMKKVYADKSVDINTGPFPKPAQALSIEIDCSRYYNGSGQRDTIPSDQKLNQVELEDLNEEDI